Proteins found in one Oryza glaberrima chromosome 4, OglaRS2, whole genome shotgun sequence genomic segment:
- the LOC127769684 gene encoding probable protein phosphatase 2C 43 — MWPWLERIASACWDRVRRYALTRRDEEDGSGSGGDADDLLLWSRDLVRHAAGEFSFAVVQANDVLEDHSQVETGAAATFIGVYDGHGGAEASRFISNHLAAHLVRLAQERGTISEDIVRNAFSATEEGFLSLVRRTHLIKPSIASIGSCCLVGIIWKGTLYLANLGDSRAVVGCLTGSNKIVAEQLTRDHNASMEEVRQELRSLHPDDSQIVVLKNGVWRIKGIIQVSRSIGDAYLKKQEFALDPSMTRFHLSEPLRRPVLTSEPSIYTRVLHSQDSFFIFASDGLWEHLTNQQAVEIVHNNPREGIARRLVKAALKEAARKREMKYNDIKKLEKGVRRFFHDDITVVVVFIDHELLQDGDESTPEISVRGFVDSGGPSSFSGLNGIS; from the exons ATGTGGCCGTGGCTGGAGAGGATTGCGTCCGCGTGCTGGGACCGGGTCCGGAGGTACGCGCTTACGAGGAGGGATGAGGaagacggcagcggcagcggcggcgacgccgacgacctgCTGCTGTGGTCGCGGGACCTCGTGCGCCACGCGGCGGGCGAGTTCTCCTTCGCCGTGGTGCAGGCGAACGACGTGCTCGAGGACCACAGCCAGGTCGAgactggcgccgccgccaccttcatcGGCGTCTacgacggccacggcggcgcggaggcttCCCGATTCATCTCCAACCACCTTGCCGCGCACCTCGTCC GTCTGGCTCAAGAGCGTGGAACAATTTCGGAGGATATTGTTCGAAATGCCTTTTCTGCTACAGAGGAAGGCTTCTTGTCACTTGTGCGCAGGACACATTTAATAAAGCCTTCTATTGCCTCTATTGGGTCTTGCTGTCTAGTAGGTATCATATGGAAAGGAACACTCTACCTGGCCAATCTTGGAGATTCTCGGGCAGTTGTTGGTTGTTTAACCGGGTCAAACAAAATTGTTGCTGAGCAGCTAACAAGAGACCACAATGCAAGCATGGAAGAAGTGAGGCAGGAACTTCGATCCCTTCATCCCGACGATTCGCAAATTGTTGTTCTTAAGAATGGTGTATGGCGCATCAAAGGCATAATACAG GTTTCAAGGTCTATAGGTGATGCATACTTGAAGAAGCAAGAATTCGCTCTTGATCCATCTATGACCCGTTTCCACCTTTCTGAGCCTCTACGACGGCCTGTTCTAACATCAGAGCCGTCTATATATACGAGAGTTCTTCATTCACAAGATAGTTTCTTTATCTTCGCATCGGATGGATTATGGGAGCACTTGACAAACCAGCAAGCAGTTGAAATTGTCCACAACAATCCACGAGAA GGTATTGCAAGGAGGTTAGTAAAAGCAGCTTTGAAAGAAGCTGCCCGGAAGAGGGAAATGAAGTACAATGATATCAAGAAACTTGAGAAAGGAGTACGCCGCTTCTTCCATGATGACATCACGGTTGTGGTTGTTTTCATTGATCATGAGCTCCTACAAGATGGGGATGAGTCTACTCCTGAAATTTCAGTTCGCGGATTTGTTGACTCAGGGGGGCCCTCGAGCTTTTCAGGGTTAAATGGCATTTCTTGA
- the LOC127770920 gene encoding probable L-type lectin-domain containing receptor kinase S.5, whose translation MKLPSSILCLSLLASTSLQILGSTCSCLHFNFPNVDTTSVDDFSFSPGSGIANGSLQITPSTGNITNQSGRVCYTRETLRLWDSKKRTVASFRTEFVLNILPNQQQNETGEGLAFILTSNLSSPRGSSGQWLGIANEQTDGSPANRIVAVEFDTRKSYDEDLDSNHVGLDVNGIRSVVRAVSTQ comes from the coding sequence ATGAAACTTCCCAGTAGCATCCTCTGCCTCTCTCTGCTAGCTTCAACATCTCTTCAGATCCTAGGCAGCACCTGCAGTTGCTTGCACTTCAATTTCCCCAACGTTGACACAACCAGCGTGGATGATTTCAGCTTCAGCCCAGGCTCAGGGATCGCCAATGGATCCCTGCAGATCACACCAAGCACCGGGAACATCACTAACCAATCCGGGAGAGTATGCTACACTAGGGAGACACTCAGACTGTGGGATAGCAAGAAGAGAACAGTAGCATCCTTCAGGACAGAGTTTGTGCTGAACATCCTCCCAAACCAGCAGCAGAACGAGACCGGTGAAGGCCTAGCCTTCATCCTCACCAGCAACCTCTCGTCGCCTCGCGGCAGCAGCGGCCAGTGGCTCGGCATCGCCAACGAGCAGACTGACGGGTCGCCGGCAAACCGGATTGTGGCCGTGGAATTCGACACGAGGAAGAGCTACGACGAGGATCTTGACAGCAACCATGTCGGGCTCGACGTCAACGGCATCAGATCCGTCGTGCGTGCAGTATCCACTCAGTAA